In a single window of the Amycolatopsis sp. cg5 genome:
- a CDS encoding SDR family NAD(P)-dependent oxidoreductase — protein sequence MNYENLFRLDGRRALVLGAGSGIGRESARALAAQGASVICADRDLEGAKETAGPIDGEVYEIDLLEAGAAERAAAELGVVDVVVLTAATNVRKRLLDYTRDEFDRVVALNLGAAFDVVRAFGAGMVERGRGSIIGFSSIRGTTVEPGQGPYAATKSGLVQLLRTAAAEFGPFGVRVNAIAPGVVETPLTAQIKANPDWYQAYADKGALGRWARADELAGAVVYLASDAASFVTGAVLAVDGGWTAVDGRFEPPAS from the coding sequence GTGAATTACGAGAACCTGTTCCGGCTCGACGGCAGGCGCGCGCTGGTGCTCGGCGCGGGCAGCGGCATCGGCCGCGAGTCCGCCAGGGCACTCGCCGCGCAGGGCGCTTCGGTGATCTGCGCCGACCGCGACCTCGAAGGCGCCAAGGAGACGGCCGGTCCGATCGACGGCGAAGTCTACGAGATCGACCTGCTCGAAGCGGGTGCCGCCGAACGCGCGGCCGCCGAACTCGGAGTCGTCGACGTCGTCGTGCTGACGGCTGCGACCAACGTCCGCAAACGCTTGCTCGACTACACCCGCGACGAGTTCGACAGGGTCGTCGCGTTGAACCTGGGCGCCGCCTTCGACGTGGTCCGCGCGTTCGGCGCGGGCATGGTCGAGCGCGGACGCGGCAGCATCATCGGCTTCTCGTCGATCAGGGGCACCACCGTCGAGCCTGGTCAAGGCCCCTACGCCGCAACGAAGTCCGGGCTGGTCCAGCTGCTCAGGACCGCGGCGGCCGAGTTCGGGCCGTTCGGCGTGCGAGTCAACGCGATCGCGCCCGGCGTCGTCGAGACCCCGTTGACCGCGCAGATCAAGGCGAACCCTGACTGGTACCAGGCGTACGCGGACAAAGGCGCGCTCGGCCGCTGGGCGCGCGCCGACGAGCTGGCGGGCGCCGTCGTCTATCTCGCGTCCGACGCGGCGAGTTTCGTGACCGGGGCCGTGCTGGCCGTCGACGGCGGCTGGACCGCGGTCGACGGCCGCTTCGAACCTCCGGCGTCGTAG
- a CDS encoding aldehyde dehydrogenase family protein → MSYPEGLPIGESWVSTEDSAPVVFPFTGDVVGQAPVGTAELAKRALDEAVAIADVVAKLPSRTRRAVLLAVGAAIESQREEFERILVGETGKPLVDCRVEVARTIVTWQAAAEEVSRLHGETVPLDLLPSGDGLVGFWTRRPIGVVVGIAGFNYPLLLASHKIAPSIAAGCPVICKPAPQTPLATLWLVHLVRQAAAELGAPAAMVQLVTGGVEVGDALVTDRRVGAVSFTGSAAVGHLIAKNAAPTKTLLELGSNAALVVAEDADLDAAVDAVLRGGFYASGQACISVQRVLVVAEVADAFVEALLARLGEIVIGDPREESTRVSALIDPQSTDRVLDWVDKATKAGAKVVGGGRDGTVLRPAVLLDVPDGVDCWDEEIFGPVVCVRTVPDVDTAFDQVNASRYGLHASVFSRSLKTAFHALDRLQVGGVVVNEVPGFRSDTMPYGGVKDSGIGREGPRFAVEELTVTRMAVIRP, encoded by the coding sequence GTGTCGTACCCGGAAGGACTGCCGATCGGCGAGAGCTGGGTGTCCACTGAGGACAGTGCGCCGGTCGTCTTCCCGTTCACTGGCGATGTCGTCGGCCAGGCTCCGGTCGGCACGGCCGAACTCGCGAAGCGGGCGCTGGACGAGGCGGTCGCGATCGCCGACGTGGTGGCGAAGCTGCCGTCGCGCACGCGCCGCGCGGTGCTGCTCGCGGTCGGCGCGGCCATCGAGTCCCAGCGCGAGGAGTTCGAACGGATTCTGGTCGGCGAAACGGGAAAGCCGCTGGTCGACTGCCGGGTCGAGGTCGCGCGCACGATCGTCACCTGGCAGGCCGCCGCCGAAGAGGTCTCACGGCTGCACGGCGAAACCGTGCCGCTCGATCTGCTGCCCTCCGGTGACGGGCTCGTCGGCTTCTGGACGCGCAGGCCGATCGGCGTGGTCGTCGGCATCGCGGGGTTCAACTATCCGCTGCTGCTGGCTTCGCACAAGATCGCTCCGTCGATCGCCGCGGGCTGCCCGGTCATCTGCAAGCCGGCGCCGCAGACTCCACTCGCGACGTTGTGGCTGGTCCACCTCGTCCGCCAGGCGGCAGCCGAACTCGGCGCGCCCGCCGCGATGGTCCAGCTCGTCACCGGCGGCGTCGAAGTCGGCGACGCGCTGGTCACCGATCGCCGCGTGGGCGCCGTGTCGTTCACCGGCTCCGCCGCGGTCGGCCACCTGATCGCCAAGAACGCCGCGCCGACGAAAACGCTGCTCGAACTCGGCTCCAACGCCGCGCTGGTCGTGGCCGAGGACGCCGATCTCGACGCGGCCGTCGACGCCGTGCTGCGTGGTGGTTTCTACGCGTCCGGTCAGGCCTGCATTTCGGTGCAGCGGGTACTCGTGGTCGCCGAGGTCGCCGACGCGTTCGTCGAAGCGCTGCTCGCGCGGCTCGGCGAGATCGTCATCGGTGATCCGCGTGAGGAGTCGACTCGCGTGTCCGCGCTCATCGATCCACAGTCGACCGACCGCGTGCTCGACTGGGTCGACAAAGCCACAAAGGCCGGCGCGAAAGTCGTCGGCGGCGGTCGCGACGGGACGGTTCTGCGCCCGGCCGTGCTGCTCGACGTGCCCGACGGCGTCGACTGCTGGGACGAGGAGATCTTCGGCCCGGTCGTCTGCGTGCGGACGGTGCCCGATGTGGACACGGCGTTCGACCAGGTCAACGCCTCGCGCTACGGGCTGCACGCCAGTGTGTTCAGCCGTTCGCTCAAGACCGCGTTCCACGCGCTCGACCGGCTGCAGGTCGGCGGCGTCGTGGTCAACGAGGTGCCGGGCTTCCGCTCGGACACCATGCCGTACGGCGGGGTCAAGGACTCCGGCATCGGCAGGGAAGGGCCGCGCTTCGCGGTCGAGGAGCTGACCGTGACCAGGATGGCGGTGATCAGGCCGTGA
- a CDS encoding ABC transporter permease: MNRTLTIGSVLVGVVLLAALVSFAWTPYDPTKIDAAHRLLGPSAEHLFGTDRFGRDVFSQLMVGARTTLYVGVVAVGIAALIGTPLGVLAGLAPRWLGEFVMRVNDLVLAFPALLLAIMFGAVFGADTLTAMIAIGIATIPSFARIARSGSLQVMSTEYVLAARSAGRSRTNIATRHVLPNIGGLLIVQSSVSFAIAVLAEAALSFLGFGTRPPTPSWGRMLQESQDLLTAHPRLALVPGIAIAVAVLGFNLLGDGLRDRLDPRLAARL; encoded by the coding sequence GTGAACCGGACGCTGACCATCGGGAGCGTGCTCGTCGGCGTGGTGCTGCTCGCGGCGCTGGTGTCGTTCGCCTGGACGCCGTACGACCCGACCAAGATCGACGCCGCGCACCGGCTGCTCGGGCCGAGCGCCGAGCACCTCTTCGGCACCGACCGGTTCGGCCGTGACGTGTTCAGCCAGCTCATGGTCGGCGCGCGCACCACGTTGTACGTCGGCGTGGTCGCGGTCGGCATCGCCGCGCTCATCGGCACCCCGCTCGGCGTGCTCGCCGGGCTGGCGCCGCGCTGGCTCGGCGAGTTCGTCATGCGGGTCAACGACCTCGTGCTCGCGTTTCCCGCGTTGCTGCTGGCGATCATGTTCGGCGCGGTCTTCGGCGCCGACACGCTCACCGCGATGATCGCCATCGGCATCGCGACCATCCCGTCGTTCGCCCGGATCGCGCGGTCCGGCAGCCTGCAGGTGATGAGCACCGAGTACGTGCTCGCCGCGCGCTCGGCCGGCCGGTCGCGCACGAACATCGCCACCCGGCACGTGCTGCCGAACATCGGCGGACTGCTGATCGTCCAGTCCTCGGTCTCGTTCGCGATCGCCGTGCTGGCCGAAGCCGCGTTGTCGTTCCTGGGTTTCGGCACCAGGCCGCCCACCCCGTCCTGGGGCCGGATGCTGCAGGAATCGCAGGACCTGCTGACAGCGCATCCTCGGCTCGCGCTGGTGCCCGGTATCGCGATCGCGGTCGCCGTGCTCGGGTTCAACCTCCTCGGCGACGGACTGCGTGACCGGCTCGATCCCCGATTGGCGGCGCGGCTATGA
- a CDS encoding ABC transporter permease, whose product MIPKLLRRTAILLVSVFAASIVVFLFMAVLPGDPAQVALGVNATPELLAKTRQDFGIDRPLLTQYFDWIGGVLHGDFGKSYVTREAIGPQLLDRFGVTLWLVGAGMLVAFLLALPLGTFAAVRHRKASGTAVSGLSQVGVAIPAFLAAILLVQIFAVQLRWLPSGGWTPPNQDAGEFVRGLILPALSLGLVQGAVLTRYVRSAVLDTLGQDYLRTARSKGLRPFQALFRHGLRNAAVPVVTVLGLQLATLLIGAVVVERVFVLPGLGSMLLDSVAARDLLTVQGIVLVLVVGVLLINFVVDLLYTVLDPRLRGAS is encoded by the coding sequence ATGATCCCCAAACTCCTGCGCCGCACGGCGATCCTGCTGGTCAGCGTCTTCGCGGCGTCGATCGTGGTGTTCCTGTTCATGGCCGTGCTGCCCGGCGACCCGGCGCAGGTCGCGCTCGGCGTCAACGCGACCCCGGAGCTGCTCGCCAAGACCAGGCAGGACTTCGGCATCGACCGTCCGCTGCTCACGCAGTACTTCGACTGGATCGGCGGCGTGCTGCACGGCGACTTCGGCAAGTCGTACGTGACGCGCGAGGCGATCGGGCCGCAGCTGCTCGACCGGTTCGGCGTGACGCTGTGGCTGGTCGGGGCGGGCATGCTGGTCGCCTTCCTGCTCGCCTTGCCGCTCGGCACCTTCGCCGCGGTCCGGCACCGGAAAGCCAGTGGCACGGCCGTTTCCGGCCTGTCGCAGGTCGGCGTCGCGATCCCGGCGTTCCTCGCGGCGATCCTGCTGGTCCAGATCTTCGCGGTCCAGCTGCGCTGGCTTCCGTCCGGTGGCTGGACGCCGCCGAATCAGGACGCGGGTGAGTTCGTCCGCGGCCTGATCCTGCCCGCGCTCTCGCTGGGCCTGGTCCAAGGTGCCGTGCTCACCCGCTACGTCCGGTCGGCGGTGCTCGACACGCTCGGCCAGGACTATCTGCGTACCGCGCGGTCCAAGGGACTTCGCCCGTTCCAGGCGTTGTTCCGCCATGGCCTGCGCAACGCCGCCGTTCCGGTGGTGACGGTGCTCGGCCTCCAGCTCGCGACGCTGCTGATCGGCGCGGTGGTCGTCGAGCGGGTGTTCGTGCTGCCCGGCCTCGGCAGCATGCTGCTCGACTCGGTCGCCGCGCGTGATCTGCTGACCGTGCAAGGCATCGTGCTGGTGCTGGTGGTCGGCGTGCTGCTGATCAACTTCGTGGTCGACCTGCTCTACACCGTGCTCGACCCGAGGCTGCGAGGTGCGTCGTGA
- a CDS encoding ATP-binding cassette domain-containing protein has product MSPLIEVRDLERRYTRRDVHALRGVSFEVQPGERFGIVGESGSGKSTLVRLLAALDQPTAGSVSFRGRQIAGLPERRLKFLRSELQIVFQDPMGSLDPRMRVRDIISEPLGRRDGERVAELLEAVGLAADAGDRYPHQFSGGQRQRISIARALAPKPSVLVADEPVSALDVSVRKQILELLASLVEQFQLTLVFVSHDLAVVRHVCETVAVMRRGEIVELGAVGQVYDEPRHEYTRELISAAPSLRKALAALTKGE; this is encoded by the coding sequence ATGAGTCCGCTGATCGAAGTCCGCGACCTCGAACGCCGGTACACCCGGCGCGACGTCCACGCGCTGCGCGGGGTTTCGTTCGAGGTCCAGCCCGGCGAGCGGTTCGGCATCGTCGGCGAGTCCGGATCCGGCAAGTCCACCTTGGTCCGGCTGCTGGCCGCGCTCGACCAGCCGACGGCGGGCTCGGTCTCCTTCCGCGGCCGCCAGATCGCCGGCCTGCCCGAGCGGCGGCTGAAGTTCCTGCGTTCCGAGCTGCAGATCGTCTTCCAGGACCCGATGGGCTCGCTCGACCCGCGCATGCGCGTCCGGGACATCATCAGCGAGCCGCTCGGCCGCCGCGACGGCGAGCGGGTCGCCGAGCTGCTCGAAGCCGTCGGCCTCGCCGCGGACGCGGGCGACCGCTATCCACACCAGTTCTCCGGCGGGCAACGGCAGCGGATCTCCATCGCGCGGGCGCTGGCGCCGAAGCCGAGCGTGCTCGTCGCGGACGAGCCGGTCAGCGCGCTGGACGTCTCGGTGCGCAAGCAGATCCTCGAACTCCTGGCCTCGCTGGTCGAGCAGTTCCAGCTGACGCTCGTGTTCGTGTCGCACGACCTCGCGGTGGTCCGGCACGTCTGCGAGACGGTCGCGGTCATGCGGCGCGGCGAGATCGTCGAACTCGGCGCGGTCGGCCAGGTCTACGACGAGCCGCGGCATGAGTACACCCGCGAGCTGATCTCGGCCGCGCCGAGCCTGCGCAAGGCGCTGGCCGCGCTGACGAAGGGGGAGTGA
- a CDS encoding amidase, giving the protein MSDALDLSATELRAAYGAGALSPVEVTEAVLARVEALEPVLHALYAYDPAGARLAAEASETRWLAGEPLGPIDGIPLTLKENIATKGTPVPLGTGATELTPAKADAPVAARVRESGGVLLGKTTMPDYGMLTSGLSSFHETARNPWDTARTPGGSSAGAASAAAAGYGPLHVGTDIGGSIRLPGGWCGLVGLKPSFGRVPVDPPFLGRVAGPMTRTVADTALLMDVLARPDSRDHLSLPSAEFAWHDLEIDITGKRVALHLDAGLGLDVDPEIRAAIVDAARRFEAAGAIVEPLDPFLTREMLEGLDKFWRVRAWSDISALPEERRARVLPYIAEWAEGGATISGLDTYRGFAQIDAMTVATLRATEQFDFVLSPTCPVPAPPAEWASPTNDPGRPFEHIGFTVPYNMSGQPAMSINAGYTKENQPIGLQIAARRFDDLGLLRVAALFERLRAAQHEFPTIA; this is encoded by the coding sequence ATGAGTGACGCACTTGATCTTTCGGCCACCGAACTCCGCGCGGCGTACGGCGCCGGCGCGCTGTCCCCGGTCGAGGTGACCGAGGCCGTCTTGGCTCGCGTCGAGGCGCTCGAACCGGTGCTCCACGCGCTCTACGCCTACGACCCGGCGGGCGCTCGGCTCGCGGCCGAGGCGTCCGAAACCCGCTGGCTCGCGGGTGAGCCGCTCGGCCCGATCGACGGCATCCCGCTGACGCTCAAGGAGAACATCGCGACCAAGGGCACCCCGGTCCCGCTGGGCACGGGTGCCACCGAGCTCACCCCGGCGAAGGCCGACGCGCCCGTGGCCGCGCGCGTGCGTGAGTCCGGTGGCGTGCTGCTCGGCAAGACGACCATGCCCGACTACGGGATGCTGACCTCGGGACTTTCGAGTTTCCACGAGACCGCGCGCAATCCGTGGGACACCGCCCGCACGCCGGGCGGCTCCAGCGCGGGCGCCGCTTCGGCCGCCGCGGCCGGGTACGGACCGCTGCACGTCGGCACGGACATCGGCGGCTCGATCCGGCTTCCTGGCGGCTGGTGCGGCTTGGTCGGCTTGAAGCCCAGCTTCGGCCGGGTACCGGTCGACCCGCCGTTCCTCGGCCGGGTGGCCGGGCCGATGACCCGCACAGTCGCCGACACCGCCTTGCTGATGGACGTGCTCGCGCGGCCGGACAGCCGCGACCACCTGAGCCTGCCGTCCGCGGAGTTTGCTTGGCACGACCTGGAAATCGACATCACCGGCAAGCGGGTGGCGCTGCATCTCGACGCCGGGCTGGGACTCGATGTCGACCCGGAGATCCGGGCGGCGATCGTCGACGCGGCCAGGCGTTTCGAGGCGGCCGGTGCCATCGTCGAACCACTCGATCCGTTCCTGACCAGGGAAATGCTCGAAGGGCTCGACAAATTCTGGCGGGTGCGCGCCTGGTCGGACATCTCCGCGCTGCCGGAAGAACGCCGAGCCCGCGTGCTGCCGTACATCGCCGAATGGGCCGAAGGCGGCGCCACGATCTCCGGCCTCGACACCTATCGCGGTTTCGCGCAGATCGACGCCATGACCGTCGCGACGTTGCGCGCCACCGAGCAATTCGACTTCGTGCTTTCACCTACCTGTCCGGTGCCGGCGCCACCCGCCGAATGGGCGTCGCCGACCAATGACCCCGGCAGGCCGTTCGAGCACATCGGTTTCACCGTGCCGTACAACATGTCGGGGCAACCCGCTATGAGCATCAACGCCGGATATACCAAGGAAAATCAACCGATCGGGTTACAGATCGCCGCTCGCCGATTCGACGACCTCGGATTGTTGCGGGTAGCCGCGCTTTTCGAGCGGCTCCGGGCCGCGCAGCACGAATTTCCCACTATTGCGTAG
- a CDS encoding ABC transporter ATP-binding protein, whose translation MTLVVEGLGVSSLVRDVSFEVGKGERVGLIGESGSGKSLTALSIMGLLPEELAGTGSVKLGGRELLGAPERELSRLRGNELSMVFQEPMTALNPAMRIGRQVTEPARLRGKRPDAAELLESVGLPADTVRAYPHQLSGGQRQRVVLAMALVNNPALLICDEPTTALDVTVQARILELILAATRERETALLFITHDLAVVASVCERVLVMLDGEIVEAGSTREVLTTPRHDYTKRLLEASDLEAS comes from the coding sequence ATGACTCTCGTCGTCGAAGGACTCGGCGTGTCCTCGCTGGTGCGGGATGTGTCGTTCGAGGTGGGCAAGGGCGAACGCGTCGGTTTGATCGGCGAGTCCGGCTCGGGCAAATCGTTGACCGCGTTGTCGATCATGGGTTTGCTGCCGGAGGAACTGGCAGGCACCGGCTCGGTCAAGCTCGGCGGCCGTGAGCTGCTCGGCGCGCCCGAACGTGAGCTGTCCCGGTTGCGCGGCAACGAGCTGTCGATGGTCTTCCAGGAGCCGATGACGGCGCTGAACCCGGCGATGCGGATCGGCCGCCAGGTCACCGAGCCCGCGCGGTTGCGAGGCAAGCGTCCCGACGCGGCCGAGCTGCTCGAGTCCGTCGGCCTGCCCGCTGACACGGTCCGTGCCTATCCACATCAGCTCTCCGGCGGCCAGCGGCAACGCGTCGTGCTCGCGATGGCGCTGGTCAACAACCCGGCCCTGCTCATTTGCGATGAGCCGACGACGGCGCTCGACGTCACCGTCCAAGCCAGGATCCTGGAGCTGATCCTCGCCGCGACGCGTGAACGTGAGACCGCGCTGCTGTTCATCACGCACGATCTCGCGGTCGTCGCCTCGGTCTGCGAGCGCGTGCTGGTGATGCTCGACGGCGAGATCGTCGAGGCGGGCAGCACCCGCGAGGTGCTCACCACTCCTCGCCACGACTACACGAAACGCCTGCTCGAAGCCTCGGACCTGGAGGCGTCATGA